In Porphyromonas cangingivalis, a genomic segment contains:
- a CDS encoding S-adenosylmethionine:tRNA ribosyltransferase-isomerase — MHDYKNTKIESFSYHLPDERIAKYPLSRRDESKLLRYSGGEITDHTFRDISDIVEEDTLLVSNDTKVIRARLEFFKPTGGRIEIFLLDPVAPSVYETVFEERSRCTWHCLVGNAKKWKEDSITSTVTLPDGREIVLTATKASPATPDGQEIALSWDGGADFGAILEAYGELPIPPYLNRETEESDLTTYQTLFARVQGSVAAPTAGLHFTPEVMQALSEKGIRSTQVTLHVGAGTFRPVKSETMEGHTMHTEAIVVSLETLKALKTHLGHITAVGTTSTRTLESLYYIGVHLIEGKDSPFEVEQWEPYERDYKYSTEESLSAIIRHLEASGEDHFVGATRIIIVPGFTFRLVGTLITNFHQPHSTLLLLISAFVGNDWKSIYDHALANDYRFLSYGDSSILFRPQA, encoded by the coding sequence ATGCATGACTACAAAAATACAAAGATTGAATCATTTAGTTACCATCTTCCCGACGAAAGAATAGCCAAGTACCCACTCAGCCGAAGAGACGAATCGAAGTTGCTCAGGTACTCGGGCGGAGAGATCACCGACCACACGTTCAGAGACATCTCTGACATCGTGGAGGAGGACACACTCCTCGTGTCCAACGACACGAAAGTGATCCGGGCAAGGTTGGAGTTCTTCAAACCCACAGGCGGACGTATCGAAATCTTCCTACTCGACCCTGTGGCACCATCGGTATATGAGACAGTCTTTGAAGAGCGCAGTCGTTGCACCTGGCACTGCCTCGTCGGCAATGCGAAGAAATGGAAGGAGGACAGCATCACTTCGACCGTCACCCTACCCGATGGCAGAGAGATCGTACTGACGGCAACGAAGGCGAGCCCCGCCACACCTGATGGGCAGGAGATCGCTCTATCGTGGGATGGTGGCGCAGACTTCGGTGCTATCCTCGAAGCCTATGGCGAACTCCCCATACCGCCCTATCTCAACAGAGAAACCGAGGAGTCCGACCTCACGACCTACCAGACCCTCTTCGCACGAGTGCAAGGCTCCGTGGCAGCTCCTACGGCAGGACTACACTTCACACCCGAGGTGATGCAGGCTCTTTCAGAGAAAGGCATCCGATCGACCCAAGTCACACTCCATGTCGGAGCAGGGACATTCCGTCCTGTCAAGTCGGAGACGATGGAAGGTCATACGATGCACACCGAAGCCATCGTCGTCTCTCTTGAGACGCTCAAAGCTCTCAAGACCCATCTCGGACACATCACCGCAGTGGGGACGACATCGACACGCACGCTGGAGAGTCTCTACTACATCGGCGTACACCTCATCGAGGGGAAAGACTCCCCCTTTGAGGTCGAACAGTGGGAACCCTACGAGAGGGACTACAAATACTCCACCGAAGAGAGCCTCTCTGCCATCATCCGTCACCTCGAAGCCTCGGGCGAAGACCACTTTGTGGGGGCGACACGGATCATCATCGTCCCTGGCTTTACGTTCAGGCTTGTCGGGACACTCATCACCAACTTCCATCAGCCTCATAGCACTCTCCTCCTGCTGATCTCCGCCTTTGTCGGGAACGATTGGAAAAGTATCTATGACCACGCCCTTGCGAATGATTACCGCTTCTTGAGCTACGGTGACAGTTCGATCCTATTTCGTCCCCAAGCCTGA
- a CDS encoding MATE family efflux transporter translates to MKTKTADRLQFNRKILALALPNILSNITVPLLGIADLALAGRLNDVDAIGGIAIATTIFNLIYWNFAFLRMGTTGMTAQAKGADDRSLIGRLLAQSLVIGLGFGLLIFLFRAPLLSGIMALLSPEASLVSYSIKYFDIVIYAAPAVLCSFALNGWIIGMQNTWWPMTVSITTNAINIATSAYLVLVEGWDIQGIATGTLVAHYVGVVMLSVGAYVLYLRKGEATLPTHVRALATGLGRFFKTNADIFLRTLLLIIVTGFFTYAGTQFGSLTLSTNTLLLQFFTIFSYFTDGFAYAAEALVGLYYGRKDRALLRTSVRYLMWWGVGITMMATVLYVFGSDLFLRFLTDKPELISHARPYMIWIYLIPVAGFLAFLWDGIYIGLTATKEMLWSMLAAVMVFFVLFFTIKTEDPNHALWIAFLAYLSVRGLLQSLLARRIKGLGKGFESIYYLSIGTDQSESKHLATLRRLITETWPEGEMCDFYSTPDATGKTSKIYANTVLRIESPITATELSTVAKSLEARMGRTKGSTDVPLDIDIVVQDGNILRPKDYGQEYFRRGYELLRKG, encoded by the coding sequence ATGAAGACCAAGACCGCCGACCGCTTACAGTTCAACCGTAAGATCCTCGCCCTCGCCCTGCCCAACATCCTCAGCAACATCACCGTCCCACTCCTCGGGATTGCAGACCTTGCCCTTGCCGGCAGGCTCAACGATGTCGATGCCATCGGGGGGATTGCCATAGCGACCACGATCTTCAACCTCATCTATTGGAACTTCGCCTTCCTACGTATGGGGACCACGGGCATGACAGCCCAGGCCAAGGGGGCTGACGATCGCTCACTCATCGGACGACTGCTGGCACAGTCTCTCGTCATAGGTCTTGGGTTCGGTCTGCTCATCTTCCTCTTCCGAGCACCGCTCCTCTCAGGGATCATGGCCCTCCTTTCGCCCGAAGCTTCACTTGTGTCTTACAGCATCAAGTACTTCGACATCGTCATCTATGCCGCCCCTGCCGTCCTCTGCTCTTTCGCCCTCAATGGCTGGATCATAGGAATGCAAAACACATGGTGGCCGATGACGGTAAGCATCACCACAAATGCCATCAACATCGCCACCAGTGCTTACCTCGTACTGGTCGAAGGATGGGACATCCAAGGGATAGCAACAGGTACACTCGTGGCGCACTATGTAGGTGTGGTCATGCTCTCTGTCGGTGCTTATGTCCTCTACCTCCGTAAGGGCGAAGCCACCCTGCCCACCCATGTCCGTGCACTTGCGACGGGCTTGGGGCGATTTTTCAAAACAAATGCCGACATCTTCCTCCGTACCCTGCTCTTGATCATCGTCACGGGCTTCTTCACCTACGCAGGGACACAGTTCGGCAGTCTCACGCTGTCGACGAACACCCTGCTTCTTCAATTCTTCACCATCTTCTCCTACTTCACCGATGGCTTTGCCTACGCAGCAGAGGCTCTTGTGGGTCTGTATTACGGTCGCAAGGACAGAGCACTCCTGCGCACCTCCGTCCGTTATCTTATGTGGTGGGGTGTCGGGATCACGATGATGGCGACCGTCCTCTATGTCTTCGGTAGTGACCTCTTCTTGCGCTTCCTTACCGACAAACCCGAACTCATCTCTCATGCTCGACCTTATATGATATGGATCTACCTCATCCCCGTGGCAGGCTTCCTCGCCTTTCTCTGGGACGGCATCTATATAGGTCTGACAGCGACCAAAGAGATGTTGTGGAGTATGCTTGCAGCGGTGATGGTCTTCTTTGTGCTCTTCTTCACGATCAAGACCGAAGACCCCAACCATGCACTCTGGATCGCCTTCCTCGCCTATCTCTCAGTCAGAGGACTACTTCAGAGTCTGCTTGCTCGTCGCATCAAAGGGCTGGGGAAAGGCTTTGAGAGTATCTATTACCTATCCATCGGGACAGACCAAAGCGAGTCCAAACACCTCGCCACACTTCGCCGACTCATCACCGAGACATGGCCCGAGGGTGAGATGTGCGACTTCTACTCCACACCCGATGCAACAGGTAAGACCTCAAAGATCTACGCCAACACCGTCCTTCGCATCGAGTCCCCAATCACGGCGACCGAACTCTCAACCGTCGCCAAGTCTCTCGAAGCCCGCATGGGGCGCACCAAGGGCTCTACTGATGTCCCCCTCGACATCGATATCGTTGTCCAAGACGGCAACATCCTCCGCCCCAAGGACTACGGGCAAGAGTACTTCCGACGAGGGTACGAGCTCTTACGAAAGGGATAA
- the gdhA gene encoding NADP-specific glutamate dehydrogenase, producing MKTQEILSALEARHPGESEYLQAVREVLLSIEEVYNKHPEFEKAKIIERMVEPDRIFTFRVPWVDDNGEVHVNIGYRVQFNNCIGPYKGGIRFHPSVNLSILKFLGFEQTFKNALTTLPMGGGKGGADFSPKGRTDGEIMRFCQSFITELWRNIGPDTDVPAGDIGVGGREVAYMYGMYRKLARENTGTFTGKGMTFGGSILRPEATGYGAIYFLDQLLATHNHSLKGKTVAISGFGNVAWGAAAKATELGAKVVTISGPDGYVYDENGISGEKIDYMLELRNSGNDIVAPYAEKFGAKFFAGKKPWEQKVDIALPCATQNELNLEDAKKLEANGTLCVCEVSNMGCTAEASEYFVEKKMLFAPGKAVNAGGVATSGLEMTQNAMHISWTAEEVDAKLHQIMSDIHNQCVEFGREGNYINYVKGANIAGFMKVAQAMLEQGIV from the coding sequence ATGAAGACCCAAGAAATCTTGTCAGCACTTGAAGCTCGACACCCAGGTGAATCTGAGTATCTACAAGCAGTAAGAGAAGTACTCTTGTCGATCGAAGAGGTGTACAACAAACACCCAGAGTTTGAAAAGGCTAAGATCATCGAAAGAATGGTAGAGCCTGATCGTATCTTCACATTCCGTGTGCCCTGGGTAGATGACAACGGCGAAGTGCATGTAAACATCGGTTACCGTGTACAGTTCAACAACTGCATCGGCCCTTACAAAGGTGGTATCCGTTTCCATCCTTCAGTAAACCTTTCAATCCTTAAGTTCTTAGGATTTGAGCAAACATTCAAAAACGCATTGACTACCCTTCCTATGGGTGGTGGTAAAGGAGGTGCAGACTTCTCTCCTAAGGGTCGCACAGACGGCGAAATCATGAGATTCTGCCAATCATTCATCACTGAGCTTTGGAGAAACATCGGTCCTGACACAGACGTCCCTGCAGGTGACATCGGTGTAGGTGGTCGTGAAGTCGCTTATATGTACGGTATGTACCGCAAGCTCGCTCGCGAAAATACAGGTACATTCACAGGTAAGGGTATGACTTTCGGTGGATCTATCCTTCGTCCTGAAGCAACAGGTTACGGTGCTATCTACTTCCTTGATCAGCTCCTCGCTACACACAACCACAGCCTAAAGGGCAAGACTGTCGCTATCTCCGGCTTCGGTAACGTTGCTTGGGGTGCTGCAGCTAAGGCTACAGAACTTGGTGCTAAGGTCGTGACTATCTCAGGTCCTGACGGTTATGTCTACGACGAAAACGGCATCAGCGGCGAAAAGATCGACTACATGCTCGAACTCCGTAACAGCGGTAACGACATCGTAGCTCCTTACGCTGAAAAGTTCGGTGCTAAGTTCTTCGCAGGTAAGAAGCCTTGGGAACAAAAGGTAGACATCGCTCTTCCTTGTGCTACTCAAAACGAGCTTAACCTCGAAGATGCAAAGAAGCTCGAAGCTAACGGTACACTCTGCGTTTGCGAGGTATCTAACATGGGTTGTACAGCTGAAGCATCTGAATACTTCGTTGAAAAGAAAATGCTCTTCGCTCCAGGTAAGGCAGTGAATGCTGGTGGTGTGGCGACATCCGGTCTCGAAATGACTCAGAACGCAATGCACATCTCTTGGACAGCTGAAGAAGTAGACGCTAAGCTACACCAAATCATGAGCGACATCCACAACCAATGTGTCGAGTTCGGTCGTGAAGGTAACTACATCAACTACGTGAAGGGTGCCAACATCGCAGGCTTCATGAAGGTGGCTCAAGCAATGCTCGAACAAGGTATCGTCTAA